The genomic DNA aaaggaatgaAGATATAATTCCTTCATTCATCTCACAATTTACAATTTAGAAACTCAAATTAGTCCAATATACATGTTTTTTGGAAGCattaggagaacatgcaaatacCACATAAATCAGTCCACCCTGTGCACCCAGTTTGAAGTCAGGGCTTTATTTCAGGGAGACAAATGTGCTCAACTAAATAACATTTGTGCTGCACATAAACATTTAGTTACATATCAAATGATGACCACATTCATTTTCTTATTATAGTCTAATTGTAATAATGCATGCCTGGAAGTTTAACATCAAATGCTAAAttctttttaattgttattgttgCTCAAAACCTCGTAACAGGCATTCAGAGTCACATACAAATTAAAGTACACACAcatcaaaacacattttatgaaaattattcaaatataatACAATCTTTATTAAAAACTCAGGGCACCTAAGAAAGCAGTTGAATTATACAGAGATGTTGTCTTTAGCTATAGCCTGTGTAAAAGGATGCATGAGTTGCGTATTATTCATATGTTTGCTTCCACTTCAATCCTTAAGGCACTAAGTGGCATTACTAAGACATTACAGTTACTTTCCAAGTGCAGGCATTCatcataaacaaataaaacacagataAACAACAATCTAAACCCTGAGaatcagacatttttaaaattcaactatagcttttatttgtttagacTGCTTTAAAGTcgcaataaatacaattaaatacaaCTAAAAAGTCAGAAATGTCTTTAGGAGGTATATCAGTGTTAGCTTTTATATGCAAATGGAGAGCTGCTTGTTTGCTGGTTTCTCTCTTTAGGAACATCTACCTTTTTACATAGTATGTGTTTCACTTCATCAGTCATGAAACAATCTTTGTTAAAAGGCAGAAATGTACGGTGGCTGTAAAAGCTCACAACGCAACACGGCAGTCTGGTaaaaatccacgaagaagagCGAAGAAAAGGCTCGGCCACTGACACCAACGTTATCGTCGCTATTCTTCGTGGATTTTTCCTCGACCGCtttcgtgttgtgttgtggagtttgtgtgtgtgtgcgctttcGTTTTGTGTGGCGTtcgtcattctgtgttgtgttgtgagctatCAGTgcgttttgtgttgtgttgtgagcttttacggCCACTGTAGAAATGACTCTAAACTTGAGTAACCAGAGGTTGCCTCAGATACACGTTCCCTCCTCTGTAATCTCTGTTCTGTCCCGAACACAGTCCACTCAGCAAAGTCCCATTCAGAGGATTACAGATGCCTTCAACTGCATAGTATTCTCCATCTGGATCCCTGTCCCCTTCCTCAAGTTCCTCCTCAGCCGGCTCCTCGTCCTCCCACAAACTTGTTGAGACGTGAGTGTACTCTATGTGATCTTCACATTCAGTCTCCCGATGGTAGAAGTAGCTGAAGTTGGACACGATGACAGGCACGGGTAGCGAGATGGTGAGGACACCAGCGATGGCGCACATAGAGCCCACCATCTTACCCCACACCGTAGCTGGGTACATGTCACCATAGCCCACTGTGGTCATCGTGACCACCGCCCACCAGAAGCCGTGCGGTATACTGACAAAGGCTGTTCCGTTGTGGTCGGCTTCTGCAAAGTAGACAGCGCTGGAAAAAAGGATGACGCCAATGAAGAGGAAGAAGATAAGGAGGCCCAGTTCACGCATGCTGGCCCTCAGTGTCTGACCAAGGATCTGCAGGCCTTTGGAGTGACGGGACAACTTGAAAATCCTGAAGACCCTCACCAGCCTGATGACTCTGATGATAGCCAATGACGTGGTGGGGGAGGCTTCGTCGCTTTTGGCTAGCTCTGTTCCAAGAGTGACGAAATATGGTAAAATGGCGCCCAAATCAATGATATTCATGACGTCTTTTAAGAACTTTGTTTTGCTGGGAGAGCAAGAAAAACGCATGATGAGTTCGAAGGAGAACCAGCATATACATATGGTCTCCACCATAAAGAAGGGATCTTGGAAGATACTTGGTTGGGGAGGCATTGGCTCCGATCCATTCTTGGATGAGGAATGAGGCAGCTGCAATGGAAAAGACAGAAACATATGAATTATATTTGAAAGTAAATAAatcatcattattaataataataataataataataatacaccaTATATACTGATTGTACAATGATGACcatgtttaatttttcttttattgaacACACTTGATCTTTTTCTCGTGGTTTGGTCAGAAAACCCTAAGACAAATAAAGTTCATTGACCAAATTGTCAAAGGATCAAGTGCAGTGTTGGGTGAGTCACAGATGAATTTACATTCACTGTACAGTCGGCAGGTACAGACAATAGTTAACTCCCACCCTTTGCACTGTCACTTTAAGCTTCTTCCCTCTGGATGGCGGTTCGTCCCCTAAATGTAGgactcaaagcactttattcCTGTTGCTGTTATGTACACAAACGTGCTGTGTTCAGTGCtataagttatttttttgctcttacctatgttttctgtatttatatcTTTGTCTTTGATTTATCTTTCAATCCTCTATTTGTGGAACTAAAGGTATTTTAATCAATGTCTGGTTTGCTTGTCACattcttgtgttttgtgtgttttactgcaaAGAAAATGTACCTACGGGTACAAATAAAGTAACCTGACCTGACCTGATTAGCCAAATCTGATTGGTGACCAGTTTGACAACCAAGGGTCTGATTGAACATTGGTCTCAGGTGTGAGTGGGCGGGGTTACCAACTATATAAATCCTGCAAAGCCCCTTAGCTCAGTGGTTGCCATTCTTGGCCTGACACTGCAGCTATGTGTTGCTTTCTTTGTGGTTTTCATGTCACTCAAAGTTGTTTGCTGCCAATTCCCCTCCTGACCATGACTTCTGTCACCCACCTGAGCCATTTGTGACGTCACTATtcctttatttgattttattacgtggcgttttgttgttgtatgtgcacgCCGTGTTGTTATTTAACAAACAAGAGCCGCAGTAGCATGTGAAAGAATCTCCACAGAGTCCCAACAGCCGGGAACCTCCATCCCATGCTGTTCACCAGCCTGCTCACACACTGCTGTGGGAACGTGTCCCATTCTGCAACAATCGTTTGTTGCTAGTCAGCCAATGTGCTTGGGTTGGTCACTCTggcacaaaatgcacaaacacaaaAGCCTAATGACAGATTATTACATCCAAAATATATGGCAACACTCAGCTCTGCTGCTAATGTGGCTTTTACAAACAGATAATGAATAAACATTCACACCTATTGTCCACAAGCTGTTTTGTATCAaagaaataactaaaaaaaaaaaaacggtgtaGAAACATTTTCTCGGATCTCGAGACAATCCAGGATATATTTGAATGTGTGAAAAAGTAGTTTGATCTGTATATATGAAATGTAACCATAGATTGCATAATCAGGCTTTGTGGTGTATGTGATTTATATATTAAATGTGCACAAGTATTTTCTTGGTTAGTTGGTTAAGTTTTCCTGTTTAAAGTGATAACGATCTTTTCATACCTGGTTGGGCCAATCTACAACAATATTAATCTTAAACTATGAATTACAATTGTTTCTTGATGTTGTCCTTAGGCAAAATTAGAAAATTTGGTTTGAAGCTTAATTAACTCAGTTTAGCAGATGGAATGCTTGCTTTTTGTAACGTGACTAGTATATTTCAAGAATGGGTAaacctgaaaaaataaaaagtaaagtatGTCCAGTTCAaaggaaaatatatttaaattagcTCTGGCTTTATCCTCTGTTGGATCTGATATGATGCTAACTTCCGAGTTGACATTCTGTAGCACCTAATAGAGCATTCATGTGTGAAATGTTATTTGGTCATTGACAAATCTGCACAGAAACTATTTCACAGTAGAGACGCTTCAGCAGTGCTGGTATTCTAATAAACCACGGTATGTTGCTTGCCACCTTCGTCCCATTGGTTCTCACTTTTGGCAACAACATAAAAGCATTGCGTCATCAGCGGTTTGCCATTTTGCAGCTCCGGTCTGTTTTTCAGTCCACCTGTCATACTCTTCTGTATCAGCTAGCTTCATATTCAAGAATTTAATGGGGGGCCATTAAAAAAGGCTTACACCAAACACGTAGTTAAGGAAAATGTGGAAAGGGAGGAGCGTGGTTATGGGAGTATCTGTTTGAAACCTTTGATTAGTTAGGTGTACAGTATCATGTTGCAGGGTAGTTTGAATAAACTTGTGACTTTCAGTAGCGGGTCGTGACGGTGTTTATTGCTGAAGGTGGATATGTATGTGTTGATGAGCTCCAAGGGCTCTCCTTAGACTAAATATAACCCTGTGAGATCTCCAAAGAGAAACATGAGTGTCGCAGTGTAACTCTCATCATCCGTCTCCTCCTTTGACGCTATTCCCATCTGCCTGTCGGTGAAGCCGTGTGACGTCGCCCGAGCAGTTCAGTGAATCGACCACTGACTTGGACCAGAATAGGTTACAGTGGTCTCCTGGCAGCGAACTGCAGAGACAGCCTGGCCCAGCACAGCGATACTGAAGGAATGTGTTAACATGACCCAACGTATGCCACTCATTCTGTGAGACCTTTGAGTCGCTAAGCCACTGGGAGGCCTTGGCTCACCTTTGCCTGTGTATATAGCAACTTGTGACCTTTTATTAACACACCTAACTGTCTCCTCTCTGTCATTTCCTTTTCTATTTGTTTCAACACCCATCCATTACTTAATGTACCCATCAACACTTCCTGAATCCGAGTGTATCAAGTTTAACAGTCGACTAAAATAATCACACCATTGGCTAACAAAAGTTTAATTCTCGCTGCCACTGGTTAGCTTTCAGACATCAATGCCAAGAGATTCTCGTTAGTATTTTTCTCTGTAGTACTTTCCAAGCGCTTACTTGAACACTTCCCTCAATATCAGCTCTCATGTGACCAAAGCCGGAACACATACCCAATTCAAAACTTTTAGCTTGCTACGATTTGATTTTAGCGTCTGTACTTTCATAATGAACGTAATCTATACCAACACATTTCAATTAGTTTACACATGGCTAGCTGAATACCAACTGTACCAATTCCTAAACAAGaacactcagagagcacaaacctccgccaagtgccaaacatcctctttgccagatattggcagttacctagatcagtgatcctgatcgtGGTACCACGACCATTCAcaatttaaaggcttggaagaaatccccattaataaccatacagtatgtCTAAATGTATGGGTGCCACCTTTCGTTTTTTTGGAAAGAtcatgatgaaatgtgcaatagGGATCCAATCTTGACGAAACTCTGCCGGGCAACTGAGGAACCATCCAGA from Gouania willdenowi chromosome 19, fGouWil2.1, whole genome shotgun sequence includes the following:
- the LOC114481351 gene encoding potassium voltage-gated channel subfamily A member 1-like — translated: MDSEDSQANDKGGIEKESHGESDKHLKNQLNSEEKGEKEIKGNEKERKKDRRRSASLWRSGWALSERMAINVSGMHYETQLRTLAQFPDTMLGDPKRRARYFDPLRNELFLDRNRACFDAILYFYQSGGRLRRPANIPLDVFMDELLFYELGEDIMNRFKEDEGFPKEEERPLPTNEIQKQLWMLFEHPESSSGARIIAIISVMVIVVSILIFCLETLPALRNDKELPHSSSKNGSEPMPPQPSIFQDPFFMVETICICWFSFELIMRFSCSPSKTKFLKDVMNIIDLGAILPYFVTLGTELAKSDEASPTTSLAIIRVIRLVRVFRIFKLSRHSKGLQILGQTLRASMRELGLLIFFLFIGVILFSSAVYFAEADHNGTAFVSIPHGFWWAVVTMTTVGYGDMYPATVWGKMVGSMCAIAGVLTISLPVPVIVSNFSYFYHRETECEDHIEYTHVSTSLWEDEEPAEEELEEGDRDPDGEYYAVEGICNPLNGTLLSGLCSGQNRDYRGGNVYLRQPLVTQV